The Nitriliruptor alkaliphilus DSM 45188 genome includes a region encoding these proteins:
- a CDS encoding ABC transporter permease subunit, producing the protein MALLITNRLAAGGLLVLIVLVLVALFGPMLAPFGVNEQNLADRLSPPDRTYWFGTDALGRDVFSRVVYGARVSLQVGAVAVGLSLVAGTIIGLLAGYRGGWVDAVLMRLMDVIFSFPVILLAIAIVAVRGPSLTNVMLAIAVVFTPILARVVRGSVLTVREEVHIRAVRSLGATDLRIVLRHILPNVAAPIIVQTSLSLAFAILTEAALSYLGIGIQPPRAAWGADLQASQDFLAAGAWWMAVFPGLSILVTVMAFNLLGDGLRDVLDPKQRSVIESRGVA; encoded by the coding sequence CTGGCGCTGCTGATCACCAACCGCCTCGCCGCCGGAGGGCTGCTGGTCCTGATCGTCCTCGTGCTCGTCGCCCTGTTCGGCCCGATGTTGGCCCCCTTCGGCGTCAACGAGCAGAACCTCGCCGACCGGCTGTCACCACCCGACAGGACCTACTGGTTCGGTACCGACGCCCTCGGCCGCGACGTCTTCTCGCGCGTGGTGTACGGGGCCCGCGTGTCGCTCCAGGTGGGGGCGGTGGCGGTCGGCCTGTCGCTGGTCGCCGGGACCATCATCGGGCTGCTCGCCGGGTACCGGGGCGGCTGGGTCGACGCGGTCCTGATGCGGCTGATGGACGTCATCTTCTCCTTCCCCGTCATCCTGCTCGCCATCGCCATCGTGGCGGTCCGCGGCCCGTCGCTGACCAACGTGATGCTGGCGATCGCGGTGGTGTTCACCCCGATCCTGGCCCGCGTGGTCCGGGGCAGCGTCCTGACCGTGCGTGAGGAGGTCCACATCCGCGCCGTGCGGTCCCTCGGCGCGACCGACCTGCGCATCGTGCTGCGCCACATCCTGCCCAACGTCGCCGCACCGATCATCGTCCAGACCTCCCTCAGCCTGGCGTTCGCGATCCTCACCGAGGCGGCGCTGTCCTACCTCGGTATCGGGATCCAGCCACCCCGCGCGGCCTGGGGCGCCGACCTCCAGGCCTCGCAGGACTTCCTCGCCGCTGGTGCCTGGTGGATGGCGGTCTTCCCCGGCCTGTCGATCCTGGTCACCGTGATGGCCTTCAACCTGCTCGGTGACGGGCTGCGCGA
- a CDS encoding ABC transporter permease, whose product MTAFVLRRLGQALIALFGVSIVVFSLIHLVPGDPVRAALGTRFDQEIYDLLRARAGLDQPVLVQFVDWFGRAVTGDLGVSFRTGRTVTAELGDRLPATLLLAASALLIGVLIALPAGIVSAVRQGKPVDYVASSMSQVGVSVPDFWFGILLILLFSRTLGWLPPGGYVPFTEDPVEAMRRLLLPAVTAGVVTGSILTRFVRSSVLEAMQADHVRLARAKGLPERYVLRHHVLRNAWVPVVTITGLQLATLLGGIVVVEVVFSWPGIGRYALDAVNGRDYPALQGVVLVIAAGFLLVNFLVDLVYGKLDPRIRS is encoded by the coding sequence GTGACCGCGTTCGTCCTGCGTCGCCTCGGGCAGGCCCTGATCGCCCTGTTCGGCGTCTCGATCGTGGTGTTCTCCCTGATCCACCTCGTGCCCGGCGACCCCGTCCGCGCGGCGCTCGGGACACGGTTCGACCAGGAGATCTACGACCTCCTCCGGGCGCGGGCCGGCCTCGACCAGCCCGTGCTGGTGCAGTTCGTGGACTGGTTCGGCCGCGCGGTCACCGGTGACCTCGGGGTCAGCTTCCGCACCGGCCGGACGGTGACCGCCGAGCTCGGCGACCGGCTGCCGGCCACGCTGCTGCTGGCCGCGAGCGCGCTGCTGATCGGCGTGCTGATCGCGCTGCCGGCGGGGATCGTCTCGGCCGTCCGGCAGGGCAAGCCGGTCGACTACGTGGCGTCGTCGATGTCGCAGGTGGGGGTCTCGGTCCCCGACTTCTGGTTCGGGATCCTGCTCATCCTGCTGTTCTCGCGGACGCTCGGGTGGTTGCCGCCCGGCGGGTACGTGCCGTTCACCGAGGACCCGGTCGAGGCGATGCGCCGGCTGCTCTTGCCCGCGGTGACCGCCGGCGTGGTGACCGGCTCCATCCTCACCCGCTTCGTGCGCTCGAGCGTGCTCGAAGCCATGCAGGCCGACCACGTGCGGCTCGCCCGCGCCAAGGGGCTGCCGGAGCGCTACGTCCTGCGCCACCACGTCCTGCGCAACGCCTGGGTCCCGGTCGTGACCATCACCGGGCTGCAGTTGGCGACCCTCCTCGGCGGCATCGTGGTGGTCGAGGTCGTGTTCTCGTGGCCGGGTATCGGGCGGTACGCCCTGGACGCGGTCAACGGCCGCGACTACCCGGCGCTGCAGGGTGTGGTGCTGGTCATCGCCGCCGGGTTCCTGCTGGTCAACTTCCTCGTCGACCTGGTGTACGGCAAGCTCGACCCGAGAATCCGCTCGTGA
- a CDS encoding ABC transporter substrate-binding protein, with translation MRGRHRLVAVLAVLTLTAAACGEGGDEVDLGDAADPGAPDDGDAEGGTLVAAIGGEPDQLDPHVTTSGFAFTVVENVYDTLVQPDENLEMEPALATSWETSDDLLTWTFELREGVTFHDGSAFDAEDVVASLERIREEGQNAFRLAAVDTIEATGDLEVTLTLERPAPNLLAQLGAFKGMAIVSADDIEGGDLNAEPNGTGPFAVEGQPGGDRISLVANGDYWGDEGPFLDGIEFRVIPEDTVKLTNLETGEVDWIDTVPPQSVDALGGDLVVESVPSNDYWYLAFNNDREPFGDVEVRRAIRQALDIDAITEAVRFDAATPNQTAIPESSAWYHDYAPFETDVDAAQQALDDAGVSGLSIDLMVTSEFPETITAGEVIASQLAEVGIDVQIRTEDFNTWLADQGEGDFDAFMLSWLGNIDPDDFYYAQHHSEGGFNFHGFADDEVDQALDAARTETDDDARKELYDAAAERIVDQVSYLYLYNPDLVQAWSPEVSGYEPRADQATRFVTTRLG, from the coding sequence ATGCGCGGCCGCCACCGCCTCGTCGCTGTCCTCGCCGTCCTCACCTTGACGGCCGCGGCCTGTGGAGAGGGAGGTGATGAGGTCGACCTCGGGGACGCCGCCGATCCTGGTGCCCCCGATGACGGTGACGCCGAGGGCGGCACGCTGGTCGCGGCGATCGGCGGTGAGCCCGACCAGCTCGATCCGCACGTGACCACCTCGGGGTTCGCGTTCACCGTCGTCGAGAACGTCTACGACACGCTCGTGCAGCCCGACGAGAACCTCGAGATGGAGCCGGCCCTCGCGACCTCCTGGGAGACCTCGGACGACCTGCTCACCTGGACCTTCGAGCTGCGCGAGGGGGTGACCTTCCACGACGGCAGCGCGTTCGATGCCGAGGACGTGGTGGCCTCGCTGGAGCGCATCCGTGAGGAGGGCCAGAACGCCTTCCGCCTCGCCGCGGTCGACACGATCGAGGCGACCGGTGACCTCGAGGTGACCCTGACCCTCGAGCGCCCGGCCCCGAACCTGCTGGCCCAGCTCGGCGCGTTCAAGGGCATGGCGATCGTCTCGGCCGACGACATCGAGGGTGGTGACCTCAACGCCGAACCCAACGGGACCGGCCCCTTCGCCGTCGAGGGTCAGCCCGGTGGCGACCGGATCTCGCTCGTCGCCAACGGCGACTACTGGGGCGACGAGGGGCCGTTCCTCGACGGGATCGAGTTCCGCGTCATCCCCGAGGACACCGTCAAGCTCACCAACCTCGAGACCGGCGAGGTCGACTGGATCGACACCGTCCCACCGCAGAGCGTCGACGCGCTCGGCGGCGACCTCGTGGTCGAGTCGGTGCCCTCCAACGACTACTGGTACCTGGCCTTCAACAACGACCGCGAACCGTTCGGCGACGTCGAGGTCCGCCGCGCCATCCGCCAGGCGCTCGACATCGACGCCATCACCGAGGCCGTGCGTTTCGACGCCGCGACGCCGAACCAGACCGCGATCCCCGAGTCGAGCGCCTGGTACCACGACTACGCGCCCTTCGAGACCGACGTCGACGCAGCGCAGCAGGCCCTCGACGACGCCGGTGTCAGCGGCCTGTCGATCGACCTGATGGTCACCAGCGAGTTCCCCGAGACCATCACCGCCGGTGAGGTCATCGCGAGCCAGCTCGCCGAGGTCGGCATCGACGTGCAGATCCGGACCGAGGACTTCAACACCTGGCTCGCCGACCAGGGCGAGGGCGACTTCGACGCCTTCATGCTCAGCTGGCTCGGCAACATCGACCCGGACGACTTCTACTACGCCCAGCACCACTCCGAGGGTGGCTTCAACTTCCACGGGTTCGCCGACGACGAGGTCGACCAGGCCCTCGATGCGGCACGGACCGAGACCGACGACGACGCGCGCAAGGAGCTGTACGACGCGGCCGCCGAGCGGATCGTGGACCAGGTCTCCTACCTCTACCTCTACAACCCCGATCTGGTGCAGGCGTGGAGCCCGGAGGTGTCCGGCTACGAGCCGCGCGCCGACCAGGCGACCCGGTTCGTCACGACGCGTCTCGGCTGA
- a CDS encoding DUF3566 domain-containing protein codes for MARRRLTVRRIDPWSVLKFGAVANVVLLLIGLLVVGVVFYIVDRIGLVDQVCDVVLEVGFEACGINAGNLFRAIALLGLLGVVIQTAVLVFLSFLHNLIADLTGGLTYTVIDDTPVAQRPASSGGSTTGGSPITSSRTPPVTGDRTPRGGTASPPVPPIGRDDATARHDPVRAGDDADGDGSDLFHGR; via the coding sequence GTGGCCCGTCGCCGCCTGACCGTCCGACGCATCGACCCGTGGTCGGTGCTGAAGTTCGGTGCCGTCGCCAACGTGGTCCTGCTGCTGATCGGACTGCTGGTCGTCGGGGTGGTGTTCTACATCGTCGACCGCATCGGCCTGGTCGACCAGGTCTGCGACGTGGTGCTCGAGGTCGGGTTCGAGGCCTGCGGTATCAACGCCGGCAACCTGTTCCGTGCCATCGCGCTGCTCGGTCTGCTCGGGGTCGTGATCCAGACCGCGGTGCTGGTGTTCCTCTCGTTCCTGCACAACCTCATCGCCGACCTGACCGGCGGGCTGACCTACACGGTCATCGACGACACCCCGGTCGCGCAGCGGCCCGCCTCGTCCGGTGGCTCCACGACCGGCGGATCGCCGATCACCTCGTCGCGCACGCCGCCCGTCACCGGGGACCGCACGCCGCGCGGCGGGACCGCCTCCCCCCCGGTGCCACCGATCGGACGGGACGATGCCACCGCCCGCCACGATCCCGTGCGCGCCGGCGACGACGCGGACGGCGACGGGTCGGATCTGTTCCACGGGCGCTGA
- a CDS encoding septum formation family protein codes for MPVPTRRWLVTAVAVAAACAGPTVFSLEVGDCFQFPEGQDEVAEFEVVDCDEPHDSEVIHTFELSGDEYPEEDELVAAVDEECFGEAFEAYIGAPYGTTDVAVYPIRPTPASWERADDREVACAAHVPGAMLTGSLQGTGR; via the coding sequence GTGCCTGTCCCCACCCGTCGCTGGCTGGTCACCGCCGTGGCTGTCGCGGCGGCCTGCGCCGGCCCCACCGTGTTCAGCCTCGAGGTCGGGGACTGCTTCCAGTTCCCCGAGGGTCAGGACGAGGTCGCCGAGTTCGAGGTGGTGGACTGCGACGAGCCCCACGACAGCGAGGTCATCCACACCTTCGAGCTCAGCGGGGACGAGTACCCCGAGGAGGACGAGCTGGTCGCCGCGGTCGACGAGGAGTGTTTCGGGGAGGCGTTCGAGGCCTACATCGGCGCGCCCTACGGGACGACGGACGTCGCGGTGTACCCGATCCGACCCACCCCGGCGTCGTGGGAACGGGCCGACGACCGCGAGGTGGCCTGCGCGGCGCACGTCCCGGGCGCGATGCTCACCGGTTCCCTTCAGGGCACCGGACGCTGA
- a CDS encoding septum formation family protein, which produces MIRAATVVLALLAVLASGCVARGGFALEPGDCVRTDEAGAGPGGLTDVTIVDCDEPHHLEVFHVFDLAPDQTEGEALVDAVREACLGDAFTDYVGVPEDESPLELLPLPPTADQLARGDTEVVCTLREPGGGTRTAPLRADAHALGVPS; this is translated from the coding sequence GTGATCCGAGCCGCCACGGTGGTCCTCGCCCTGCTCGCCGTGCTGGCGAGCGGGTGCGTCGCCCGCGGCGGCTTCGCGTTGGAGCCTGGCGACTGCGTGCGGACCGACGAGGCAGGTGCGGGCCCCGGCGGTCTGACCGACGTGACCATCGTGGACTGCGACGAGCCGCACCACCTCGAGGTGTTCCACGTCTTCGACCTCGCACCCGACCAGACCGAGGGCGAGGCGCTGGTCGACGCGGTCCGCGAGGCGTGCCTCGGCGACGCCTTCACCGACTACGTCGGCGTCCCCGAGGACGAGTCGCCCCTCGAACTGCTGCCGCTGCCGCCGACGGCGGATCAGCTCGCCCGCGGCGACACCGAGGTCGTCTGCACGTTGCGGGAGCCGGGTGGAGGCACCCGCACGGCGCCGTTGCGCGCTGACGCCCACGCGCTCGGCGTACCGTCGTGA
- the gyrA gene encoding DNA gyrase subunit A, producing the protein MLASRVEPVVIEDEMRSSYLDYAMSVIVGRALPDVRDGMKPVHRRILFSMDESGLRPDRPYRKCAAAVGEVMKKYHPHGDSSIYDALVRMAQDFSIRYELIDGHGNFGSIDGDPAAAMRYTESRLSRLAMELLRDIDEETVDFVPNYDGYEEEPTVLPARFPALLANGATGIAVGMATNIPPHNLRELIDATVALVDDPSLTAADLMRYLPAPDFPTGALILGQAGVYDAYTTGRGSVKVRAVCTIEEPAAGSQRERIVVTEIPYMVNKTTLLQKIAQLVDSKVIGGIADLNDESSSRRGMRIVIELKRDANAQVVLNQLYKHTQLQDTFGVNLLAIVDGVPRTLTLDQALTHYIAHQVDVIERRTRYRLRKAQERAHVLEGLLIALDHIDEIITIIRGSASADVARGTLIERFTLSEIQASAILDMQLRRLAALERQRIQDEYDELQTIIADLESILADPERVRTIIKDELLEIRERFGDERRTRIIPDEGAMTVEDLIPESDVVLTLSRDGYVKRTPVDAFRTQKRGGRGVRGAEMKEDDIVSTLLTCSTHDHLLVFTNQGRVYRIKAYQVPEKSRSAKGVYVANVPGLALDAEERVAAILSIRDLSAEDRYLLFATKQGTVKRTRLDAFDSPRSVLIAINLGDDDELIGVGVTDGSQHVMLVSRKGNAIRFAEDDARAMGRSAAGVRGMRLKDADDEVLSMSIVADEGTWVDADDAERRNDEDTYLLVVTERGYGKRTPLSAYNVQKRGGQGVTTINLKNEARGGLVGALAVPFAAEVLLVTDSGVVIRMDLVDVRPLGRATQGVSLMKPGEGSSVVAVARVVEDDVDDGEDDDDDGEGVSPGASDGSDTADSPAAEPLSAPDTPDAADGEA; encoded by the coding sequence GTGCTGGCCTCCCGGGTCGAGCCGGTGGTCATCGAGGACGAGATGCGCTCGTCCTACCTCGACTACGCCATGTCGGTCATCGTCGGTCGGGCCCTGCCGGACGTGCGCGACGGGATGAAGCCGGTCCACCGTCGCATCCTGTTCTCGATGGACGAGTCGGGCCTGCGTCCCGACCGGCCGTACCGCAAGTGCGCGGCCGCCGTCGGCGAGGTGATGAAGAAGTACCACCCCCACGGTGACAGCTCGATCTACGACGCTCTGGTGCGCATGGCCCAGGACTTCTCGATCCGCTACGAGCTGATCGACGGGCACGGCAACTTCGGGTCCATCGACGGCGACCCCGCCGCGGCCATGCGGTACACCGAGTCGCGGCTGTCGCGACTGGCCATGGAGCTGCTGCGCGACATCGACGAGGAGACCGTCGACTTCGTCCCCAACTACGACGGGTACGAGGAGGAGCCGACGGTCCTGCCCGCGCGCTTCCCGGCGCTCCTGGCCAACGGGGCGACCGGCATCGCGGTCGGCATGGCCACCAACATCCCGCCGCACAACCTGCGCGAGCTCATCGACGCGACCGTCGCGCTGGTCGACGACCCGTCCCTGACCGCCGCCGACCTGATGCGCTACCTGCCGGCCCCGGACTTCCCGACCGGTGCGCTGATCCTCGGCCAGGCCGGCGTGTACGACGCCTACACCACCGGGCGCGGTTCGGTGAAGGTCCGGGCCGTGTGCACCATCGAGGAACCCGCGGCGGGCAGCCAGCGCGAACGGATCGTGGTCACCGAGATCCCCTACATGGTCAACAAGACCACGCTGTTGCAGAAGATCGCCCAACTGGTCGACAGCAAGGTGATCGGCGGCATCGCCGACCTCAACGACGAGTCGTCCTCGCGCCGCGGGATGCGCATCGTCATCGAGCTCAAGCGCGACGCGAACGCCCAGGTGGTGCTCAACCAGCTCTACAAGCACACCCAGCTGCAGGACACCTTCGGGGTCAACCTGCTCGCGATCGTGGACGGGGTGCCGCGGACGTTGACGCTCGACCAGGCGCTGACCCACTACATCGCCCACCAGGTCGACGTCATCGAACGGCGCACCCGCTACCGCCTGCGCAAGGCGCAGGAGCGGGCGCACGTGCTCGAGGGGCTGCTGATCGCCCTCGACCACATCGACGAGATCATCACCATCATCCGGGGGTCGGCCTCGGCTGATGTCGCCCGCGGAACCCTCATCGAGCGCTTCACCCTGTCCGAGATCCAGGCCTCGGCGATCCTCGACATGCAGCTGCGGCGGCTGGCCGCGCTCGAGCGCCAGCGGATCCAGGACGAGTACGACGAGCTGCAGACCATCATCGCCGACCTCGAGTCGATCCTCGCCGACCCCGAGCGGGTGCGGACCATCATCAAGGACGAGCTGCTCGAGATCCGCGAGCGGTTCGGTGACGAGCGTCGCACCCGGATCATCCCCGACGAGGGGGCGATGACCGTCGAGGACCTGATCCCCGAGTCCGACGTGGTGCTGACCCTGTCGCGCGACGGGTACGTGAAGCGGACCCCGGTGGATGCGTTCCGCACCCAGAAGCGTGGCGGTCGTGGCGTCCGTGGTGCGGAGATGAAGGAGGACGACATCGTGTCGACCCTCCTGACCTGCTCCACCCACGACCACCTGCTGGTGTTCACCAACCAGGGTCGCGTCTACCGCATCAAGGCCTACCAGGTGCCCGAGAAGTCCCGGTCGGCCAAGGGCGTGTACGTCGCCAACGTCCCGGGACTCGCGCTCGACGCCGAGGAACGGGTCGCTGCGATCCTGTCGATCCGCGACCTGTCGGCCGAGGACCGTTACCTGCTGTTCGCGACCAAGCAGGGGACGGTCAAGCGCACCCGCCTCGACGCGTTCGACTCGCCGCGCAGCGTCCTGATCGCCATCAACCTCGGTGACGACGACGAACTCATCGGTGTCGGGGTCACCGACGGGTCCCAGCACGTGATGCTGGTCTCCCGCAAGGGCAACGCCATCCGCTTCGCCGAGGACGATGCTCGGGCCATGGGCCGCTCGGCGGCCGGGGTCCGCGGTATGCGGCTCAAGGACGCGGACGACGAGGTGTTGTCGATGAGCATCGTCGCCGACGAGGGGACGTGGGTCGATGCCGACGACGCCGAGCGTCGCAACGACGAGGACACCTACCTGCTGGTGGTGACCGAGCGGGGCTACGGCAAGCGCACCCCGCTGTCGGCCTACAACGTCCAGAAGCGCGGCGGCCAGGGCGTGACCACGATCAACCTCAAGAACGAGGCGCGTGGTGGCCTCGTCGGCGCGCTCGCGGTGCCGTTCGCCGCTGAGGTGCTGCTGGTCACCGACAGCGGTGTGGTGATCCGCATGGACCTGGTGGACGTGCGGCCGCTCGGGCGGGCCACCCAGGGTGTGTCGCTGATGAAGCCGGGCGAGGGTTCCTCGGTGGTCGCGGTCGCGCGGGTCGTCGAGGACGATGTCGACGACGGCGAGGACGATGACGATGACGGCGAGGGGGTCTCGCCCGGTGCGTCCGACGGGTCCGACACCGCCGATAGCCCCGCCGCCGAGCCGCTGAGCGCGCCCGACACCCCCGACGCTGCCGACGGGGAGGCGTGA
- the gyrB gene encoding DNA topoisomerase (ATP-hydrolyzing) subunit B has protein sequence MAAPEPTPDPIAAREDYSAKNITVLEGLEAVRKRPGMYIGSTGARGLHHLIWEVVDNSVDEALAGRCDTIAVELLEDGGARISDDGSGIPVDLHEKEGRSALEVVLTVLHAGGKFDSQAYAVSGGLHGVGISVVNALSVKLVAEVRRDGALWRQTYRRGVPDGPIERISDTDVTGTTISFWPDPDIFEEVEFVADTIVRRLRDTSFLTAGLRITLTDARPQAEPDVDLDDPVAAAAAEEQGPTGPRVWEFHAPGGLADFVDHIRGNRNKEALHPTIHFDAEEEGPNGLQSVELACQWIDDFNDALLSFANTINTHEGGVHEEGFRTALTSVVNRYAKDKNLLRSKEVETLSGDDLRGGLIAIVSVKVGDPQFEGQTKTKLGNTEVKSFVQRVTYEQLQTWLEEHPTEARAIVMKAESEAQARIAARKARDLTRRKSLLGSNSLPGKLADCQSRDPAECELYIVEGDSAGGSAKGARESRFQAILPIRGKILNVEKARLPKILNNTEVQALITAMGTGFADEFDVSKARYHKLILMADADVDGAHIRTLLLTFLFRHMKPLIEAGYVYLARPPLYQITHPTRKKEVHYAFSDTERDAIFAQLPKDKKIDVQRFKGLGEMDPAQLWETTMDPERRTLSIVTMEDAAAADEMFSVLMGDDVPSRRAFIQANARYATLDV, from the coding sequence GTGGCCGCACCTGAACCGACGCCGGACCCGATCGCGGCGCGCGAGGACTACAGCGCCAAGAACATCACCGTGCTCGAAGGTCTGGAGGCGGTCCGCAAGCGCCCGGGGATGTACATCGGTTCCACCGGCGCCCGCGGCCTGCACCACCTGATCTGGGAGGTGGTCGACAACTCGGTGGACGAGGCGTTGGCCGGCCGCTGCGACACCATCGCGGTCGAGCTGCTCGAGGACGGCGGCGCACGCATCTCCGACGACGGGTCCGGCATCCCGGTCGACCTGCACGAGAAGGAGGGGCGCAGCGCCCTCGAGGTCGTGCTGACGGTCCTGCACGCCGGCGGGAAGTTCGACTCCCAGGCCTACGCGGTCTCCGGTGGCCTCCACGGGGTCGGCATCTCGGTGGTCAACGCGCTGTCGGTCAAGCTCGTCGCCGAGGTCCGCCGCGACGGGGCGCTGTGGCGCCAGACCTACCGCCGCGGCGTGCCCGACGGGCCGATCGAGCGCATCAGCGACACCGACGTGACCGGCACCACGATCTCGTTCTGGCCGGACCCGGACATCTTCGAGGAGGTCGAGTTCGTCGCGGACACCATCGTGCGGCGCCTGCGCGACACCTCGTTCCTGACCGCTGGCCTGCGCATCACGCTGACCGACGCTCGGCCGCAGGCCGAACCCGACGTGGACCTCGACGACCCGGTGGCCGCGGCTGCGGCTGAGGAGCAGGGCCCGACCGGACCGCGCGTCTGGGAGTTCCACGCCCCCGGTGGCCTGGCCGACTTCGTCGACCACATCCGCGGCAACCGCAACAAGGAAGCGCTGCACCCGACGATCCACTTCGACGCCGAGGAGGAGGGCCCGAACGGCCTCCAGTCGGTCGAGCTCGCATGCCAGTGGATCGACGACTTCAACGACGCGCTGCTGAGCTTCGCCAACACCATCAACACCCACGAGGGTGGGGTCCACGAGGAGGGCTTCCGCACAGCGCTGACCTCGGTGGTCAACCGCTACGCCAAGGACAAGAACCTCCTGCGGTCCAAGGAGGTCGAGACGCTCTCCGGCGACGACCTGCGTGGCGGGCTGATCGCCATCGTCAGCGTCAAGGTCGGCGACCCCCAGTTCGAGGGCCAGACCAAGACCAAGCTCGGCAACACCGAGGTCAAGTCGTTCGTCCAGCGCGTCACCTACGAGCAGCTCCAGACCTGGCTCGAGGAGCACCCCACCGAAGCCCGCGCCATCGTCATGAAGGCCGAGTCCGAGGCGCAGGCGCGCATCGCGGCCCGCAAGGCCCGCGACCTGACACGCCGCAAGTCGCTGCTGGGGTCCAACTCGCTGCCGGGCAAGCTCGCCGACTGCCAGTCACGTGATCCCGCCGAGTGCGAGCTGTACATCGTCGAGGGGGACTCCGCCGGCGGGTCGGCCAAGGGCGCCCGCGAGTCGCGGTTCCAGGCGATCCTGCCCATCCGCGGCAAGATCCTGAACGTCGAGAAGGCCCGGTTGCCCAAGATCCTCAACAACACCGAGGTCCAGGCCCTGATCACCGCGATGGGCACCGGGTTCGCCGACGAGTTCGACGTCAGCAAGGCCCGCTACCACAAGCTCATCCTGATGGCGGACGCCGACGTCGACGGGGCCCACATCCGCACCCTGCTGCTGACGTTCCTGTTCCGGCACATGAAACCGCTGATCGAGGCCGGGTACGTCTACCTGGCCCGACCGCCGCTGTACCAGATCACCCACCCGACGCGGAAGAAGGAGGTCCACTACGCCTTCTCCGACACCGAGCGTGACGCGATCTTCGCCCAACTGCCGAAGGACAAGAAGATCGACGTGCAGCGCTTCAAAGGCCTCGGTGAGATGGACCCCGCGCAGCTGTGGGAGACCACGATGGACCCGGAGCGGCGCACCCTGAGCATCGTGACCATGGAGGACGCGGCCGCCGCCGACGAGATGTTCAGCGTGCTGATGGGCGACGACGTCCCCTCGCGCCGTGCCTTCATCCAGGCCAACGCCCGCTACGCCACCCTCGACGTCTGA
- a CDS encoding TetR/AcrR family transcriptional regulator, which translates to MPTTTQPTSEVPPRVRLLRAAEALFYGRGIRATGVEAVLEHAQVARNTLYHQFGGKDGLVAAYLQDRDDRWRQHWEAAIDACEDPLDRILAIFDALSTWDRDVVPLTRGCAFLDAQVELSDPQHPAGEVIAAHWRHLAHRLEELAGDAGLPSGAEVARDLVLLYRGALSSLSDAPAEDVIAHARGVAADLLVGRGAHAR; encoded by the coding sequence GTGCCCACGACCACGCAGCCGACCTCCGAGGTGCCGCCCCGCGTGCGCCTCCTGCGGGCTGCGGAGGCGCTCTTCTACGGGCGTGGTATCCGGGCGACCGGCGTGGAGGCGGTGCTCGAGCACGCCCAGGTCGCCCGCAACACCCTCTACCACCAGTTCGGGGGCAAGGACGGCCTCGTGGCCGCCTACCTCCAGGATCGCGACGACCGGTGGCGCCAGCACTGGGAGGCGGCGATCGACGCGTGCGAGGACCCGCTCGACCGGATCCTGGCCATCTTCGACGCGTTGAGCACGTGGGACCGGGACGTCGTCCCGCTCACCCGCGGGTGCGCCTTCCTGGACGCGCAGGTCGAACTGTCCGATCCGCAGCATCCGGCGGGCGAGGTGATCGCTGCGCACTGGCGGCACCTGGCCCACCGGCTCGAGGAGCTCGCCGGCGACGCGGGCCTGCCATCGGGTGCGGAGGTGGCCCGCGATCTGGTCCTGCTGTACCGCGGGGCGCTGTCCTCGCTGAGCGACGCGCCGGCCGAGGACGTGATCGCTCACGCACGTGGTGTCGCGGCCGACCTCCTGGTGGGACGCGGCGCGCACGCGCGCTGA